The following are encoded in a window of Coregonus clupeaformis isolate EN_2021a chromosome 34, ASM2061545v1, whole genome shotgun sequence genomic DNA:
- the LOC121549534 gene encoding motor neuron and pancreas homeobox protein 1-like isoform X2, which yields MEKSKNFRIDALLAVDPPKVQTSPLALVTSLSSSSISSSGSVPNSELNADSLRNETPSPPRISPSGLIPKPGFLNSPHSMVGLHPQSSAGIPPQALYGHPMYTYSLGQHPALSYSYPHGSHHHHPCSDSLKLSAGTFQLDHWLRVSTAGMMLPKMPDFNSQAQSNLLGKCRRPRTAFTSQQLLELEHQFKLNKYLSRPKRFEVATSLMLTETQVKIWFQNRRMKWKRSRKAKEQAAQEAENKKSNKNGKEKSDGQEQTDYQKTGSAKSNRIRDFRDSDDDEGDNFLYNSSDCSSDDERTHTSDISPQP from the exons ATGGAGAAATCAAAAAATTTCCGCATCGATGCGCTTCTGGCTGTTGACCCGCCGAAGGTGCAGACATCTCCGCTTGCGCTTGTGACTTCTTTATCATCCTCTTCCATTTCATCGTCCGGAAGTGTACCAAACTCAGAATTGAATGCCGACTCTTTACGGAATGAGACGCCGTCTCCACCGCGGATTTCCCCTTCTGGTTTGATTCCTAAACCAGGCTTCTTGAACAGTCCCCACAGTATGGTTGGATTACATCCACAGAGCAGCGCAGGGATCCCTCCTCAGGCTCTCTACGGCCACCCCATGTATACCTACTCCCTAGGGCAGCACCCTGCCTTGTCCTACTCATATCCACATGGGTCCCATCACCACCATCCATGCAGCGACTCCCTCAAACTCTCGGCCGGGACGTTTCAGCTCGACCACTGGCTGCGAGTCTCCACAGCGGGAATGATGCTACCCAAAATGCCCGATTTTAATT CTCAGGCCCAGTCAAACTTGCTTGGAAAGTGCAGAAGACCAAGGACTGCATTCACAAGTCAGCAGCTACTGGAGCTTGAGCATCAATTCAAACTGAATAAGTATCTGTCGCGACCAAAGCGCTTTGAGGTGGCTACATCCTTGATGCTGACCGAAACGCAG GTGAAAATTTGGTTTCAGAACAGGCGGATGAAGTGGAAACGGAGCCGGAAGGCCAAAGAGCAAGCCGCACAGGAGGCTGAGAATAAGAAAAGCAACAAAAACGGCAAGGAGAAATCGGACGGACAGGAACAAACGGATTATCAAAAGACTGGTTCTGCCAAAAGTAACAGAATAAGAGACTTCAGGGACAGTGACGATGATGAAGGTGACAACTTCCTGTACAACTCCTCGGATTGCTCATCGGACGACGAGAGAACCCACACCAGTGATATAAGCCCACAGCCTTGA
- the LOC121549534 gene encoding motor neuron and pancreas homeobox protein 1-like isoform X1: MEKSKNFRIDALLAVDPPKVQTSPLALVTSLSSSSISSSGSVPNSELNADSLRNETPSPPRISPSGLIPKPGFLNSPHSMVGLHPQSSAGIPPQALYGHPMYTYSLGQHPALSYSYPHGSHHHHPCSDSLKLSAGTFQLDHWLRVSTAGMMLPKMPDFNCEYSQAQSNLLGKCRRPRTAFTSQQLLELEHQFKLNKYLSRPKRFEVATSLMLTETQVKIWFQNRRMKWKRSRKAKEQAAQEAENKKSNKNGKEKSDGQEQTDYQKTGSAKSNRIRDFRDSDDDEGDNFLYNSSDCSSDDERTHTSDISPQP, encoded by the exons ATGGAGAAATCAAAAAATTTCCGCATCGATGCGCTTCTGGCTGTTGACCCGCCGAAGGTGCAGACATCTCCGCTTGCGCTTGTGACTTCTTTATCATCCTCTTCCATTTCATCGTCCGGAAGTGTACCAAACTCAGAATTGAATGCCGACTCTTTACGGAATGAGACGCCGTCTCCACCGCGGATTTCCCCTTCTGGTTTGATTCCTAAACCAGGCTTCTTGAACAGTCCCCACAGTATGGTTGGATTACATCCACAGAGCAGCGCAGGGATCCCTCCTCAGGCTCTCTACGGCCACCCCATGTATACCTACTCCCTAGGGCAGCACCCTGCCTTGTCCTACTCATATCCACATGGGTCCCATCACCACCATCCATGCAGCGACTCCCTCAAACTCTCGGCCGGGACGTTTCAGCTCGACCACTGGCTGCGAGTCTCCACAGCGGGAATGATGCTACCCAAAATGCCCGATTTTAATTGTGAGTATT CTCAGGCCCAGTCAAACTTGCTTGGAAAGTGCAGAAGACCAAGGACTGCATTCACAAGTCAGCAGCTACTGGAGCTTGAGCATCAATTCAAACTGAATAAGTATCTGTCGCGACCAAAGCGCTTTGAGGTGGCTACATCCTTGATGCTGACCGAAACGCAG GTGAAAATTTGGTTTCAGAACAGGCGGATGAAGTGGAAACGGAGCCGGAAGGCCAAAGAGCAAGCCGCACAGGAGGCTGAGAATAAGAAAAGCAACAAAAACGGCAAGGAGAAATCGGACGGACAGGAACAAACGGATTATCAAAAGACTGGTTCTGCCAAAAGTAACAGAATAAGAGACTTCAGGGACAGTGACGATGATGAAGGTGACAACTTCCTGTACAACTCCTCGGATTGCTCATCGGACGACGAGAGAACCCACACCAGTGATATAAGCCCACAGCCTTGA